From the Desulfosarcina sp. BuS5 genome, one window contains:
- a CDS encoding protein-glutamate methylesterase/protein-glutamine glutaminase, whose product MIKNKLRVLVVDDTVVYRKIVSDVLSELPDVEVVGVAHNGKIAMSKIKTLKPDLLTLDIEMPEVNGLEVLKYLQESAPGTGAVMLSTLTSKGGEMTMRALELGAFDFIPKPQSGTMADNKKAVKDALEPMVKAFADRKSVKNILSGVAKKGVARVGVSTVKRSAVGVGKRRQKSEIIGIGISTGGPNALAAMMPGIPSNIGAPILIVQHMPPVFTQSLAKSLNSRCAIEVREAVNGEPLTPNTALIAPGGKQMKIVAGADGKRRVIKITDDPPENSCKPSVDYLFRSIAHHYVGRATGVIMTGMGSDGTTGLKLMKRNGATIIAQDEASCVVYGMPKAPAEAGIVDTIVPLDKIAAAITGTVQNR is encoded by the coding sequence ATGATAAAAAACAAGCTTAGAGTGCTGGTAGTTGATGACACTGTTGTGTATCGCAAGATAGTCAGCGATGTGCTGTCGGAATTACCTGATGTTGAAGTTGTGGGCGTGGCGCATAATGGCAAAATTGCGATGTCGAAAATAAAAACGCTTAAACCGGATCTTCTTACGCTCGATATTGAGATGCCGGAAGTAAACGGCCTGGAAGTCTTGAAATATTTGCAGGAATCAGCGCCCGGCACAGGCGCTGTTATGCTGAGCACCTTGACCAGCAAGGGCGGTGAGATGACAATGCGGGCCCTGGAACTGGGCGCCTTTGATTTTATTCCCAAGCCTCAGTCGGGAACCATGGCGGATAATAAGAAGGCGGTCAAAGATGCTCTGGAACCGATGGTTAAAGCATTTGCCGACCGAAAAAGCGTAAAAAATATTCTTTCCGGTGTAGCAAAAAAGGGAGTGGCGCGTGTGGGGGTAAGTACTGTAAAACGGTCTGCTGTCGGAGTCGGAAAAAGAAGGCAGAAATCGGAGATTATCGGTATCGGTATCTCCACCGGAGGTCCTAATGCTTTGGCCGCAATGATGCCGGGGATACCTTCTAATATCGGGGCGCCGATCCTGATTGTGCAGCATATGCCGCCGGTCTTTACACAGTCGCTTGCCAAAAGCCTGAACTCCAGGTGCGCCATTGAAGTGCGTGAGGCTGTTAATGGAGAACCTCTAACTCCCAATACGGCTCTGATTGCTCCGGGCGGCAAACAGATGAAAATTGTGGCCGGAGCGGATGGTAAGCGCCGGGTAATAAAAATTACCGACGATCCACCTGAAAACAGTTGCAAACCTTCCGTCGATTACCTGTTTCGTTCGATTGCCCATCATTATGTAGGCCGGGCAACCGGAGTAATCATGACCGGGATGGGTTCGGACGGTACCACAGGATTAAAGCTGATGAAACGGAACGGCGCAACAATCATTGCCCAGGATGAGGCGAGCTGCGTTGTTTATGGTATGCCCAAAGCGCCTGCGGAAGCAGGCATAGTCGATACTATTGTGCCGCTTGATAAAATTGCCGCGGCAATAACCGGAACGGTGCAAAATAGATGA
- a CDS encoding transposase, with the protein MLLTESAPFIKQYIEDLNNSLEQYQPSAGLTFTQKAWLSFCLTGILMVNAVCWAKFERASLGNYKLAALSWMFRKGKISWDNLLVGSVRRILKKYGITNGVIVFDESDRARSKNTKRIYKAHKQKHKASGGYVNGQTVVLLLLVTDSITVPIGFKFYMPDPVVSAWKKEEERLKKKGLPKNKRPVKPAFNPEYPKKIQLALLLLENFKEYYPKITVKCVLADALYGSKEFMNGASNILGGVQVISQLKSNQNIRYKGKKKTITDYFNMINKGVNCTIRVRGGEKVNATVSSARLKVDAHDGNVLFVIALKYEGEDEYRYLAATDVSWRTVDIIQAYSLRWLVEVFFEDWKLYEGWGQEAKQYDEEGSSRGLILSLLLDHCLLLHPEQKACIENKTPVFTVGSLQKRAQMDVLMECVKFLLQQQDPGEKLKEMGQVIKKVFRLMPSGKHMSGRTIGRLEPTPSLSRKYCPC; encoded by the coding sequence ATGCTATTAACTGAATCTGCACCATTTATCAAACAGTACATTGAAGATCTCAACAATAGCCTGGAGCAATACCAACCTAGTGCGGGATTAACATTTACCCAGAAAGCATGGCTAAGCTTTTGTCTTACCGGTATATTAATGGTAAATGCTGTATGTTGGGCAAAATTTGAACGGGCGAGTCTGGGCAATTATAAATTAGCAGCTCTATCTTGGATGTTTCGTAAGGGTAAGATTTCATGGGACAATTTACTTGTTGGAAGCGTCAGGCGTATTTTGAAAAAATATGGTATCACAAATGGTGTAATTGTTTTTGATGAGTCTGATCGTGCCCGTTCTAAGAATACAAAGCGAATATACAAGGCTCATAAGCAAAAACACAAAGCAAGCGGAGGTTATGTTAATGGGCAAACAGTTGTTTTGCTTCTTTTGGTCACAGACTCTATAACCGTACCTATTGGTTTTAAGTTTTACATGCCTGATCCAGTTGTTAGTGCCTGGAAAAAAGAAGAAGAGAGATTGAAAAAAAAGGGACTCCCGAAGAATAAGCGTCCTGTCAAACCAGCATTTAACCCTGAGTACCCGAAAAAAATTCAATTAGCCCTGCTCTTACTTGAAAATTTTAAAGAATATTATCCTAAAATTACTGTTAAATGTGTATTGGCTGACGCTTTATACGGTTCAAAAGAATTTATGAATGGAGCCTCTAATATTTTGGGAGGAGTGCAAGTTATCAGCCAATTAAAGTCAAATCAAAATATACGGTACAAAGGTAAAAAAAAGACAATTACGGATTATTTCAACATGATTAACAAAGGTGTAAATTGCACCATTCGTGTGCGAGGCGGTGAAAAAGTCAATGCAACAGTGAGCAGTGCCCGCCTTAAGGTTGATGCACACGATGGCAATGTGCTTTTTGTGATAGCTCTTAAATATGAAGGGGAAGATGAATACCGTTACTTAGCTGCCACTGATGTGAGTTGGCGCACAGTTGACATTATTCAAGCATATTCTTTGAGATGGCTTGTAGAGGTTTTTTTTGAAGACTGGAAGCTTTATGAAGGATGGGGACAAGAGGCCAAACAATATGACGAAGAAGGATCAAGCCGAGGCCTGATCTTGAGTCTGTTGCTAGACCATTGCCTCCTCCTTCACCCTGAGCAAAAGGCCTGCATAGAGAACAAAACTCCCGTGTTTACCGTGGGAAGTCTACAAAAAAGAGCTCAAATGGATGTTTTGATGGAATGTGTCAAATTTTTGCTGCAACAACAAGATCCCGGTGAAAAGCTTAAAGAAATGGGGCAAGTTATCAAAAAAGTTTTCCGACTTATGCCATCGGGAAAACATATGAGCGGAAGAACCATAGGTAGATTGGAGCCAACACCCTCTCTATCACGTAAATATTGTCCTTGCTAA
- a CDS encoding DUF4143 domain-containing protein yields the protein MYENLVIVEIIKGALNKGIRPEIYFFRDSRGNEVDLRIREKGELKPVEIKSAETFSMDLSIY from the coding sequence CTGTACGAAAACCTTGTGATTGTCGAAATCATCAAGGGCGCGCTCAACAAGGGCATAAGGCCGGAGATCTACTTCTTCCGCGACTCCCGCGGCAACGAAGTCGACTTGCGGATAAGAGAAAAAGGCGAACTAAAACCGGTGGAAATCAAGTCCGCCGAAACTTTTTCCATGGACTTGTCGATCTATTAA
- the lspA gene encoding signal peptidase II, producing the protein MNLKKDKYLKLFVIAGIVIILDQITKLAVLNNLDLYRSVTVIHGFFNLTHILNPGGAFGFMANQSAGIRSMLFIVISSLAICLIFYFYYTTPPAYSLLQTAFALIFGGAIGNMIDRFRFGKVVDFLDFYLGELHWPAFNVADSAISTGICIFIIHILFKKMPK; encoded by the coding sequence GTGAATTTAAAAAAAGATAAATACCTAAAGCTTTTTGTTATTGCCGGAATTGTTATCATTTTAGACCAGATTACCAAACTGGCGGTTCTGAATAACCTTGATCTTTATCGATCTGTTACGGTAATACACGGATTTTTCAACCTTACCCATATTTTAAATCCCGGCGGTGCTTTCGGCTTTATGGCTAATCAAAGTGCAGGAATCCGCAGCATGCTGTTTATCGTTATCTCATCATTAGCCATATGCCTGATATTTTACTTTTACTATACTACTCCCCCGGCATATTCATTATTGCAGACAGCCTTTGCGCTTATCTTTGGTGGAGCAATCGGTAATATGATCGATAGGTTTCGTTTTGGGAAAGTGGTCGATTTTCTCGATTTCTACCTTGGTGAATTGCACTGGCCGGCCTTTAACGTAGCTGACAGTGCTATTTCAACAGGAATATGTATTTTTATTATCCATATTCTATTTAAAAAAATGCCGAAATAA
- a CDS encoding HD-GYP domain-containing protein, which translates to MNQLLYIAVKKSQINFYKDFNLFFRTPNNEYQLYKPAGRTLSEIRINEGRHPPLFIHQNDRISALKSLQKSFHLQLEKNIAGGNIAEVKSILCALVGEAMSEPRSGTLQILPETMDMLVLQYSKQPDVIKRLASISSKDYTTIIHSVNVMALMIGFCFYNHYSLADTNYFGLTALLHDVGKIQIPGEILTARRKLTYSEFRIMKAHTLIGREIILESEGIDDSVAVGAIEHHEKLDGSGYPGGITDISYIGKLLGIIDCYEALTTEDRPYRRAKQPLDTLGLIKEDIQSGKLDEKMFKQFCYSMVEK; encoded by the coding sequence ATGAATCAACTTTTATATATTGCTGTAAAAAAATCACAAATAAATTTCTATAAAGATTTTAATCTTTTTTTTAGAACACCAAATAATGAATACCAATTGTATAAACCTGCCGGCAGAACTTTAAGCGAAATCAGGATCAATGAAGGTAGACATCCGCCCCTTTTTATCCATCAGAATGATAGGATTTCGGCTCTCAAATCGCTGCAAAAAAGTTTTCATCTTCAACTTGAAAAAAATATCGCCGGGGGAAACATAGCTGAGGTAAAATCTATTCTCTGCGCGCTTGTTGGAGAGGCCATGTCGGAACCAAGGAGCGGAACTCTTCAAATATTGCCTGAAACTATGGATATGCTGGTTTTACAATATTCTAAACAGCCGGATGTAATAAAGAGACTGGCATCGATTTCATCCAAAGACTATACAACAATAATACACTCAGTCAATGTAATGGCCTTAATGATAGGATTTTGTTTTTACAATCATTACTCATTGGCTGATACAAACTATTTCGGATTGACCGCTCTTCTGCATGATGTGGGAAAAATTCAAATACCTGGTGAAATACTCACCGCTAGGCGTAAACTGACATATTCTGAATTCAGAATAATGAAAGCTCATACTCTAATAGGCCGTGAAATCATTCTTGAGAGCGAAGGCATTGATGATTCTGTTGCGGTTGGAGCCATTGAACACCATGAAAAACTTGACGGCAGCGGATACCCAGGAGGGATAACGGATATCTCTTATATCGGTAAATTGCTTGGCATAATTGATTGTTATGAAGCCCTGACCACTGAAGATCGGCCTTACAGAAGGGCAAAACAGCCGCTCGACACTTTAGGATTGATTAAAGAAGATATTCAGTCGGGAAAATTAGATGAAAAAATGTTTAAGCAGTTTTGCTACAGCATGGTTGAAAAATAA
- a CDS encoding CheR family methyltransferase has protein sequence MIKIKPEELTLLAQYIHNISGIFYDQKKAYLFESRLGPLVEESGLLNYTELYHKAKADPKKIIEKKIIDAISTNETLFFRDTGPFDLLKHKIIPDLVDARSAKTAGRQVPLKIWSSACSTGQEVYSIAIVLKELLPDFKKYNIKLLGTDISDAAVAQASSGKYNKFEIERGLARNTLQKFFTLNGGAWKIKDEIRALATFKKQNLMLPFNGLGKFDIIFCRNVAIYFSMADRKKVFNKLADMLMPDGYLIIGSTESLTGVCPKFVPERHIRSVYYKLK, from the coding sequence ATGATTAAAATTAAACCGGAAGAACTTACTCTGCTGGCCCAGTATATTCATAATATTTCCGGGATCTTTTATGATCAGAAAAAAGCATATCTGTTTGAATCCCGGCTGGGGCCGCTGGTGGAAGAATCAGGTTTATTAAATTATACTGAATTATATCATAAAGCCAAGGCTGATCCTAAAAAAATAATCGAGAAAAAAATTATTGACGCGATTTCCACCAACGAAACCCTTTTTTTTCGCGATACAGGGCCTTTTGATCTTCTGAAACACAAGATAATCCCGGATCTTGTTGATGCCAGAAGCGCAAAGACTGCAGGACGGCAGGTACCCTTGAAAATATGGAGTTCAGCCTGCTCAACAGGGCAGGAAGTTTACAGCATCGCAATAGTTTTAAAAGAGCTGCTCCCTGATTTTAAAAAGTATAATATCAAACTGCTCGGAACCGATATTTCCGATGCCGCCGTCGCCCAGGCAAGTTCCGGAAAATATAACAAGTTCGAGATAGAGCGTGGCCTGGCAAGGAATACATTGCAGAAATTTTTTACTCTTAACGGAGGCGCCTGGAAAATAAAGGATGAGATCCGTGCCCTGGCAACCTTTAAAAAACAGAACCTGATGCTTCCCTTTAACGGCTTGGGCAAATTTGATATTATATTCTGCCGTAACGTTGCCATCTATTTCAGCATGGCCGACAGAAAAAAAGTTTTTAACAAGCTGGCGGATATGCTTATGCCCGATGGTTATCTGATTATCGGATCGACTGAATCGTTAACCGGCGTATGTCCTAAATTTGTTCCTGAAAGGCATATTCGGTCGGTTTATTATAAGTTGAAATAA
- the lgt gene encoding prolipoprotein diacylglyceryl transferase — protein MHPFLLRFGNISIYTYGFFLAAGFVAGLLLAKSEAKRLGQNSDKIMDLAFYLLIAAIIGSRLLYVFTNPGTFMENPVDIIRIWKGGLVFYGGFIAAMVTGMILLKKWDMDLWTVTDIIAPSIAAGQFLGRIGCFSAGCCYGKICDLPWAIVFKNADSLAPVGIPLHPTQLYHAFSNLVIFLFLWFYRTRKKFAGQLFWIYVFLYGITRAFIEIFRGDFRGHVFFGVLSISQFIGLIMAIIAIIVLKNFSKGISIKKEIKIE, from the coding sequence ATGCATCCATTTCTTTTAAGGTTCGGCAATATTTCAATATATACTTACGGTTTTTTTCTTGCGGCAGGCTTTGTTGCAGGTTTATTGCTCGCAAAAAGCGAGGCAAAAAGGCTTGGGCAGAATTCTGACAAGATAATGGATCTTGCCTTTTACCTCCTGATTGCAGCCATTATCGGCTCCCGCCTGCTATATGTTTTTACAAATCCCGGAACCTTCATGGAAAATCCTGTGGATATTATCAGAATCTGGAAAGGCGGGCTCGTATTCTACGGCGGATTTATTGCAGCTATGGTTACGGGAATGATCCTGTTAAAAAAATGGGACATGGATTTGTGGACGGTCACGGATATAATTGCGCCTTCAATCGCAGCGGGCCAGTTTCTTGGAAGAATAGGCTGCTTTTCTGCAGGATGCTGCTACGGGAAAATATGCGATCTTCCATGGGCCATTGTTTTTAAAAATGCCGATTCCCTGGCGCCGGTCGGAATTCCGCTGCATCCGACCCAGCTTTACCATGCTTTCAGCAATCTGGTTATTTTCCTGTTTTTGTGGTTTTATCGGACTCGTAAAAAATTTGCAGGTCAGTTATTCTGGATCTATGTTTTTCTGTACGGAATTACCAGGGCTTTTATTGAAATTTTCAGAGGCGACTTCAGGGGACATGTTTTCTTTGGCGTATTATCGATTTCACAGTTTATAGGTTTGATAATGGCGATTATTGCAATAATCGTACTGAAAAATTTTTCCAAAGGGATATCTATAAAAAAAGAAATCAAAATAGAATGA
- a CDS encoding response regulator, giving the protein MNSLKILVVDDDPSTRLLLKKWLEKEDFDVETAVNGTEAVGLISEHYYDVVLTDLMMPGGVDGLGVLDAARETHDGRTEVILITAFASVENAVAAMRKGAADYLQKPINHDELMLRLEKISSMKALIKNACDLREAMDVTEQNAAATIQNLEMEISRLNKKLSEV; this is encoded by the coding sequence ATGAATAGCTTGAAAATCCTGGTGGTTGATGACGATCCCTCCACAAGGCTGCTTTTAAAAAAGTGGCTTGAAAAAGAAGACTTTGATGTTGAGACGGCCGTAAACGGAACGGAAGCGGTGGGGCTTATCTCAGAGCATTATTATGATGTGGTGCTGACCGATCTGATGATGCCGGGCGGTGTGGACGGCCTCGGCGTGCTGGATGCGGCCAGGGAGACACACGACGGCAGAACCGAAGTTATTCTGATCACTGCCTTTGCCTCGGTTGAAAATGCAGTTGCGGCCATGCGCAAAGGCGCGGCCGATTACCTGCAAAAACCGATCAATCATGATGAATTGATGCTTCGCCTGGAGAAGATCAGCAGCATGAAAGCATTGATTAAAAATGCCTGCGACCTGCGCGAAGCCATGGATGTGACGGAACAGAATGCCGCTGCGACCATTCAGAATCTGGAAATGGAGATTTCAAGATTAAATAAAAAATTATCTGAAGTGTGA
- the ileS gene encoding isoleucine--tRNA ligase, with translation MDYKKTLNLPVTKFRMKANLVKHEPEQLKSWEESGLYDKLRKTSHDKEQFILHDGPPYANGNIHIGTALNKILKDIIIRTKQMQGFDAVYVPGWDCHGLPIEHNVEKELGNKKKDMSQKDIRKLCRSYAEKYIDIQREEFKRLGVMGEWDNPYLTMNYRYEAIIAAECGKFALGGGLFRSKKPILWCCSCKTALAEAEIEYEDVTSPSIYVKFPVKDDLSTSIPVISAKNVFVVIWTTTPWTLPANLAVCLHPEFIYAAVDTGNDEILIIARELVETCMDTFGFSDYKIVAEFEAGLLEKKKCLHPFLDRTSLIILGRHVTLDAGTGCVHTAPGHGREDYEVGLQYGLDVYSPVDDRGCFTQEVDFLEDKFVFKADREIIEKLAHNGSLLAEKKMAHSYPHCWRCKKPVIFRATPQWFISMENTGLRSKALKEIDHVEWIPLWGRERIYGMIENRPDWCVSRQRSWGVPITIFYCEKCETLHINQEIIDIIYNFFEKHGADIWFEKDAIDFLPKNSVCEKCGHDKFVKETDILDVWFDSGVSHVAVLEDRPYLKWPADLYLEGSDQHRGWFHSSLLTAVGTRDKAPFKSVLTHGFVVDEKGKKMSKSLGNVIAPKKVIDRYGAELLRLWVSASDYKDDIRISDNILAQLTDAYKKIRNTCRFMLGNLYDFDPEQDAVLYESMLEIDRFALHNLHKLIEKTLEAYDSFELHTIYHALYNFCTLDMSALYLDILKDRLYTSSPGSVERRSAQTAMHVILDALVKLMAPILAFTAEEIWKFMPETNGKEESIHLSSLPVVNYKFIDNLLEKKWKLIISLRNEVTKALEEARVGKLIGHSLDGAVTICANGALYDELAPYADDLKSIFIVSDAFLTGDEKPGAYKSENIEGLSILVEQASGDKCVRCWMHDSSVGNDDVHPEICERCGQVISALT, from the coding sequence ATGGACTATAAAAAAACCCTGAATCTGCCGGTTACAAAATTTCGCATGAAAGCGAATCTTGTAAAGCATGAACCTGAACAATTGAAATCATGGGAAGAATCAGGTCTATACGACAAACTCAGAAAAACGTCCCATGATAAAGAACAGTTTATTCTGCACGACGGCCCCCCCTATGCTAACGGGAATATCCATATCGGTACTGCTTTAAATAAGATTTTAAAGGACATTATTATTCGCACAAAACAGATGCAGGGTTTTGATGCAGTATATGTTCCCGGCTGGGACTGTCACGGACTGCCGATAGAGCACAATGTGGAAAAGGAGCTGGGGAATAAAAAAAAGGATATGTCTCAAAAAGATATCAGAAAATTATGCCGGTCGTATGCTGAGAAATATATAGATATTCAGAGAGAGGAGTTTAAAAGACTTGGGGTTATGGGTGAATGGGACAACCCTTACCTGACAATGAATTACAGATACGAAGCTATAATCGCGGCAGAATGCGGCAAATTTGCCCTTGGAGGCGGCCTCTTCAGAAGCAAAAAACCTATTCTATGGTGCTGCAGCTGTAAAACGGCGCTTGCAGAGGCCGAGATTGAATACGAAGATGTGACATCACCTTCCATATACGTTAAATTCCCTGTTAAAGATGATTTGAGCACATCCATTCCCGTTATATCAGCCAAAAATGTATTTGTTGTTATATGGACAACCACCCCCTGGACTCTGCCGGCAAATCTGGCTGTATGTCTTCACCCTGAGTTTATATATGCGGCAGTCGATACCGGAAATGATGAAATATTAATCATCGCAAGGGAGCTTGTTGAAACATGCATGGATACTTTCGGTTTTTCGGATTATAAAATAGTCGCTGAATTTGAAGCCGGATTACTGGAAAAGAAAAAGTGCCTTCATCCTTTTCTGGACCGGACATCGTTAATTATCCTGGGACGTCATGTTACACTCGATGCCGGAACGGGTTGTGTTCATACTGCGCCCGGACATGGACGGGAAGATTATGAAGTCGGCTTGCAGTATGGTCTTGATGTTTATTCCCCGGTAGATGACAGGGGCTGTTTTACCCAGGAAGTCGATTTCCTTGAGGATAAATTTGTTTTCAAGGCCGACAGGGAGATTATAGAAAAACTTGCCCATAACGGTTCCCTCCTTGCTGAAAAAAAGATGGCCCATTCCTATCCGCACTGCTGGAGATGCAAAAAACCGGTGATTTTCAGGGCGACCCCGCAGTGGTTTATCTCTATGGAAAATACAGGGTTGCGCAGCAAAGCCCTTAAAGAGATAGATCATGTGGAATGGATTCCCCTCTGGGGGAGAGAAAGAATTTACGGAATGATAGAAAACAGGCCGGACTGGTGTGTCTCCAGGCAGCGTTCCTGGGGCGTCCCGATTACAATATTCTATTGCGAAAAGTGTGAAACCCTGCACATTAATCAGGAGATTATAGATATAATTTATAATTTTTTTGAAAAACACGGAGCAGATATATGGTTTGAAAAAGATGCAATAGATTTTTTACCGAAAAATTCCGTGTGTGAGAAATGCGGCCATGACAAATTTGTAAAAGAGACCGACATACTCGATGTATGGTTCGATTCAGGAGTAAGTCACGTTGCCGTGCTGGAAGACCGCCCTTATTTAAAATGGCCTGCGGATCTATACCTCGAGGGGAGTGATCAGCACAGGGGATGGTTTCACAGTTCCCTGCTGACGGCTGTTGGCACAAGAGATAAAGCGCCTTTTAAATCGGTTTTGACACATGGTTTTGTTGTTGATGAAAAAGGTAAAAAAATGTCTAAATCACTGGGAAATGTTATTGCTCCCAAAAAGGTTATAGACAGATACGGAGCCGAACTTCTGCGGCTTTGGGTATCTGCGTCTGATTACAAGGATGATATTCGTATCTCTGATAATATCCTGGCTCAATTAACAGATGCCTATAAAAAAATAAGAAACACCTGCAGGTTCATGCTTGGTAATCTTTACGACTTTGATCCTGAGCAGGATGCCGTACTTTATGAATCGATGCTTGAGATTGACAGGTTCGCCTTGCATAACCTTCATAAATTGATAGAAAAGACACTGGAGGCCTATGACAGCTTTGAGCTGCATACAATCTATCATGCGCTCTACAATTTCTGCACGCTCGATATGTCGGCGCTTTACCTTGATATCCTTAAAGACAGGCTCTACACATCGTCGCCCGGATCTGTAGAAAGAAGAAGTGCGCAAACCGCAATGCATGTTATTCTCGATGCACTTGTGAAGCTTATGGCCCCTATACTCGCTTTTACTGCGGAAGAGATCTGGAAGTTCATGCCCGAAACCAATGGCAAAGAGGAGAGTATCCACCTCTCATCTTTGCCTGTCGTAAATTATAAATTTATAGATAATCTACTTGAAAAAAAATGGAAACTGATCATAAGCTTGAGAAATGAAGTAACCAAAGCCCTTGAGGAGGCCAGAGTCGGCAAACTTATAGGCCATTCGCTTGATGGGGCTGTTACAATATGCGCAAATGGAGCCCTGTATGATGAGCTGGCGCCTTATGCAGATGATTTAAAATCAATTTTTATAGTTTCCGATGCTTTTTTGACAGGAGATGAGAAACCGGGCGCTTACAAGAGTGAAAATATCGAGGGATTGTCGATTTTGGTTGAACAGGCTTCCGGTGATAAATGTGTGCGATGCTGGATGCACGATTCTTCAGTCGGGAATGATGACGTTCATCCTGAAATTTGTGAAAGGTGCGGGCAGGTGATAAGTGCCCTCACATAA
- a CDS encoding chemotaxis protein CheW: protein MAQSASVSSSNNSTDFATFYIGDALCGMDILKIQEINKQMEMTSVPQAPDYVKGILNLRGQIVTVIDLSRKLGLAGRVSGEDARNVIVKSQDEHVGLLVDRISDVVKVDWDKVEPPPASMDGLQGKFFKGVYKTEKSLVGILEMEEVLREDSALKDSFNHPRGFEYNDKKQA from the coding sequence ATGGCGCAATCAGCATCAGTCTCTTCAAGCAATAATAGCACGGATTTTGCAACTTTTTATATCGGGGATGCGCTTTGCGGGATGGATATCTTGAAGATTCAGGAGATTAATAAGCAGATGGAGATGACCAGTGTGCCCCAGGCTCCGGATTATGTAAAAGGTATTTTAAATCTTCGCGGACAGATCGTCACTGTTATCGATCTAAGTCGAAAGCTGGGTCTGGCGGGGAGAGTCTCAGGTGAAGATGCCAGAAATGTAATAGTGAAATCGCAGGATGAGCATGTGGGGCTCCTGGTTGACCGGATCAGCGATGTGGTCAAGGTGGATTGGGATAAGGTGGAACCTCCTCCGGCAAGCATGGACGGACTCCAGGGGAAATTTTTCAAAGGTGTTTACAAGACCGAAAAGAGCCTGGTGGGAATCCTGGAAATGGAGGAGGTCCTCAGGGAAGACTCAGCCTTAAAGGATTCATTTAACCATCCCAGAGGATTTGAATATAATGATAAAAAACAAGCTTAG